The proteins below are encoded in one region of Drosophila santomea strain STO CAGO 1482 chromosome 2R, Prin_Dsan_1.1, whole genome shotgun sequence:
- the LOC120444786 gene encoding LOW QUALITY PROTEIN: prolyl endopeptidase (The sequence of the model RefSeq protein was modified relative to this genomic sequence to represent the inferred CDS: inserted 13 bases in 7 codons; deleted 1 base in 1 codon; substituted 8 bases at 8 genomic stop codons): MSRSMASVNGPTDVSRSVEKGSXRIVYPKVQKXRFEEIIHEYKIKDVFRWIEDPDSVETLRFENAQKNISQSFIKRSAEWANNNSELSKLWNFLKYGCPPKCHGNYYYYFKNTVLQNKSVMMQQTILESPXSVLLDTNSLFSDEMSHITVSEXKYTACGLRENGSDWNXIRIRNSKECIDLHEILEKVMFSNLSLIKDSKGFFYVRYTDQDXKIDGSKTKLAENQKLYPNYRVIVINVNSPVDANWTTLIPEHENDVQVRVKCVDGNSYTIQKYYPKFESRIIFYYDFAQTTEGFSRDSXSVEQVFYKCTDETVLPMFIIQRQKYIAKPRPCMLYRYEGFNKRLMPSFGIIGLMFMDTFNRVLAFPNLRGGEEYGQEXHDGDRMLNKQIVFNDFXPVAKFLTKKNYTTKDXLSPQGAXNDGXLVGACINQRLELFGAVVAQAGVMDMFRFHRXPDERAHFADLIQFSPLHNVHIPLNPNQEYPSTLILTADHNGRVSPLHSFNFVAALQEAVRYSEYQLNPILIRVYTKASXGAEKPTKMRISEAGDIVXFFKKTLNVDCINL; this comes from the exons ATGTCTCGTTCGATGGCTTCGGTCAATGGACCGACAGACGTGAGTCGGTCAGTCGAGAAAGGAAG TAGGATTGTGTATCCAAAAGTACAAAA GCGATTCGAAGAAATAATACAcgaatataaaataaaagacgTTTTTCGGTGGATTGAAGATCCAGATTCTGTAGAAACTCTACGATTTGAGAACGCGCAGAAGAACATTAGTCAATCGTTCATTAAAAGAAGTGCGGAATGGGCGAATAATAATTCCGAACTGTCAAAGCTATGGAATTTCCTGAAGTATGGGTGTCCCCCCAAGTGTCACGGTAactactattattattttaagaataCTGTCCTGCAGAATAAAAGCGTTATGATGCAGCAAACGATTTTAGAGAGCCCATAGTCTGTACTCCTTGACACCAATAGCTTATTTTCTGATGAAATGAGCCATATCACAGTCTCGGA TAAGTACACGGCCTGTGGACTGAGAGAAAATGGTTCCGATTGGAATTAAATTCGAATACGAAATTCTAAGGAATGTATCGACTTACATGAAATTCTGGAAAAAGTAATGTTTTCTAATCTCTCCTTGATTAAGGACAGCAAGGGATTTTTCTATGTTCGATATACTGATCAAGACTGAAAGATTGATGGATCAAAGACAAAGCTGGCTGAAAATCAAAAACTGT ATCCTAATTACCGGGTGATTGTGATAAATGTTAATAGTCCAGTAGATGCAAATTGGACCACCTTAATACCCGAGCATGAGAATGATGTTCAAGTGCGGGTCAAGTGCGTTGATGGAAATAGCTATactattcaaaaatattatcCCAAATTTGAAAGTC GTATAATATTTTACTACGACTTTGCCCAGACAACTGAAGGCTTTAGCCGGGATAGCTAAAGTGTAGAACAGGTGTTTTATAAATGCACAGATGAAACCGTTCTACCTATGTTTATCATACAAAGACAGAAGTATATTGCGAAACCCCGCCCTTGTATGCTTTATAGATATGAAGGATTTAACAAAAGGCTGATGCCATCGTTCGGCATAATAGGTCTGATGTTTATGGATACTTTTAATAGagttttggcttttccaaaTCTAAGAGGAGGCGAAGAATATGGCCAAGAGTGACACGATGGGGACAGAATGttgaataaacaaattgtttttaatgatttttaaCCCGTCGCTAAGTTTTTAACCAAAAAGAACTATACCACCAAGGATTGATTGTCCCCACAGGGTGCCTAGAATGATGG GCTTGTGGGAGCTTGCATCAATCAGCGTCTAGAACTATTCGGAGCAGTCGTTGCCCAAGCTGGAGTAATGGATATGTTCCGGTTCCACAG TCCCGATGAGCGGGCACATTTTGCAGACCTAATTCAATTCTCCCCTCTTCACAATGTTCATATTCCTCTGAATCCAAATCAGGAGTACCCATCTACATTAATCCTGACAGCCGATCACAATGGTCGTGTAAGTCCTTTGCActcttttaattttgttgctgctcttcAGGAAGCTGTGCGGTACTCGGAGTATCAACTCAATCCAATATTAATAAGGGTTTATACGAAGGCAA TAGGAGCTGAGAAGCCAACTAAAATGCGCATTAGTGAGGCTGGAGACATTGT GTTTTTTAAAAAGACACTCAATGTCGATTGCATTAATCTATGA